In Methylocystis echinoides, one genomic interval encodes:
- a CDS encoding glucose 1-dehydrogenase: MTKGLSDRVVMVTGGASGLGLAIARDLMREGATVAIVDIDGACAEREAQALRAAGGRSLGVGADVSKCGELSDAKKQIEDALGPIEGLVNNAGVAVLGAVHDTDDGLWRRVMDVNLDGVFYACRAILPSMQARGRGAIVNIASIAGLVGVPNMAAYCASKGAIIALSRQMAIDYARSGIRVNAIAPGTIGSTRMGAALLGSDLTPEAQARRLAKYPLGRYAEAGEISKAAVFLLSDDASFITGTVLTVDGGMTAY, translated from the coding sequence GTGACGAAAGGATTGTCCGACAGAGTCGTAATGGTTACAGGCGGCGCGTCGGGGCTTGGGCTCGCTATTGCGCGTGATCTCATGCGCGAGGGCGCCACGGTCGCCATCGTTGACATAGATGGCGCATGTGCGGAGCGAGAAGCGCAAGCGCTTCGGGCGGCGGGAGGCCGGTCCCTCGGCGTCGGCGCGGACGTTTCAAAGTGTGGGGAGCTTTCGGACGCTAAGAAACAAATCGAGGATGCGCTCGGTCCTATAGAGGGGCTTGTCAATAATGCCGGCGTCGCCGTTCTCGGGGCCGTCCATGACACGGATGACGGACTATGGCGCCGCGTGATGGACGTCAATCTGGACGGTGTGTTCTATGCCTGCAGGGCGATCCTTCCCTCCATGCAGGCGCGCGGGCGAGGCGCCATTGTCAATATCGCGTCCATCGCTGGTTTGGTGGGCGTTCCCAACATGGCGGCCTATTGCGCTTCGAAAGGGGCGATTATCGCTCTCAGTCGCCAGATGGCGATCGATTACGCTCGATCAGGCATCCGTGTGAATGCGATTGCGCCGGGCACGATTGGTTCGACGCGCATGGGAGCGGCGCTGCTCGGGAGCGATCTCACGCCAGAGGCCCAGGCCCGCCGCTTGGCGAAATATCCGCTGGGGCGATATGCAGAAGCCGGAGAGATTTCGAAGGCGGCAGTTTTTCTTCTATCAGATGACGCGTCGTTCATCACGGGGACTGTGCTGACAGTCGATGGCGGGATGACAGCGTATTAA
- a CDS encoding tryptophan 2,3-dioxygenase family protein, whose amino-acid sequence MQLDQLLSAQQPLSSPPHHDEMLFIIQHQVAELWFKLMLHELRAARAHIRHDDIEPCEKILSRVKATQKQLFEQWSVLETLTPSEYVQFRHLLGPASGLQSRQFRLVEFILGNKQGDILQLYAHDETSLIELRAELESPSLYDEFLCYLHRSGHEVPSASIARDWTKPHERSDDLVKVFQRIYAEPSAYWKEYALCEKLVDIDEHHQLWRFRHMKTVERIIGYKPGTGGSSGVAFLKKIVDLTFFPELLDVRTAIGAPP is encoded by the coding sequence CTGCAGCTCGACCAGCTCCTGAGCGCGCAGCAACCGCTTTCCTCTCCCCCACACCACGACGAAATGCTGTTTATCATTCAGCATCAGGTCGCCGAGCTGTGGTTCAAGCTCATGCTGCACGAATTGCGCGCCGCCCGCGCGCATATTCGCCACGACGACATCGAGCCCTGCGAGAAGATCCTTTCCCGCGTGAAGGCGACGCAAAAGCAGTTATTCGAACAGTGGTCGGTGCTCGAAACCCTCACCCCCAGCGAATATGTGCAGTTCAGACATTTGCTGGGACCGGCCTCGGGTCTCCAGTCGCGCCAGTTTCGCCTGGTCGAATTCATACTAGGCAATAAGCAGGGCGATATTCTGCAACTCTACGCGCACGACGAAACGTCGCTTATCGAGCTCCGCGCGGAGCTCGAGTCTCCCAGCCTCTATGACGAATTTCTATGTTATCTCCACAGATCGGGGCACGAGGTGCCGAGCGCTAGCATCGCGCGCGATTGGACCAAGCCTCATGAACGAAGCGACGACCTCGTCAAGGTTTTCCAGCGCATCTACGCCGAACCGAGCGCCTATTGGAAAGAATACGCCCTGTGCGAGAAGCTCGTCGACATCGACGAGCATCACCAGCTCTGGCGCTTCCGCCATATGAAGACCGTCGAGCGGATCATCGGCTACAAGCCGGGCACCGGCGGCTCGTCCGGCGTCGCATTCTTGAAAAAAATCGTGGATCTGACTTTCTTCCCCGAGCTTCTCGACGTCAGAACCGCAATCGGAGCGCCGCCATGA
- a CDS encoding UDP-N-acetylmuramoyl-L-alanyl-D-glutamate--2,6-diaminopimelate ligase — MRLDQLLARDDLDPALAELEIAGLTADSRAVDESFAFFAIPGHAGDGLSYVEDARARGAVVVIAQREADCPLPLLVVADVRAALAQAAARFYPRQPQTIVAVTGTSGKTSVVAFLRQIWAALGHEAASLGTVGVVDSKGAHYGALTTPGPVELHKILDELARRGVTHVAMEASSLGIDQRRLDGVRLTVAGFTNFSRDHLDHHRDMEEYFAAKMRLFDTLLQPNQTAVIDADADIAARVASVCQARGLQIFSVGRKGEAIVLKEARPSALATGLTLVHAGTAYKVELPLAGAFQVANALVAAGLAIAAGDAPARVFATLGGLKGAPGRLELIGARHGAPVFVDYAHKPDALEKVLATVRPLAPGRLIVVFGCGGDRDKGKRPLMGEIAARGADVAIVTDDNPRSEEPGTIRAEIIAGARGAGPAKIIEIADRGEAISRAVADLCAGDALVVAGKGHETGQIVGNRILPFSDHEAVVKALQEHGS, encoded by the coding sequence ATGCGTCTCGATCAGCTCCTCGCCCGAGACGACCTCGACCCCGCCCTTGCGGAGCTCGAGATCGCCGGCCTCACGGCGGACAGCCGCGCGGTTGACGAGAGCTTTGCCTTTTTCGCGATCCCCGGCCACGCCGGGGATGGTCTTTCTTATGTAGAGGACGCCAGGGCGCGCGGCGCCGTCGTTGTTATTGCGCAGCGCGAAGCCGATTGCCCGCTGCCGCTCCTCGTCGTCGCGGACGTGCGCGCGGCGCTCGCACAGGCGGCGGCGCGCTTCTATCCGCGCCAGCCGCAAACGATCGTCGCCGTCACCGGCACCAGCGGCAAGACTTCCGTCGTCGCGTTTCTGCGTCAGATCTGGGCGGCGCTCGGCCACGAGGCCGCCTCTCTCGGGACAGTGGGCGTCGTGGATTCGAAAGGCGCCCATTACGGCGCGCTGACCACGCCGGGGCCCGTGGAGCTCCATAAGATCCTCGACGAACTCGCCAGGCGCGGAGTCACGCATGTCGCCATGGAGGCCTCGTCGCTCGGCATCGATCAACGGCGGCTCGACGGGGTGCGCCTGACCGTGGCGGGCTTCACCAATTTCTCGCGAGACCATCTCGATCACCACCGAGACATGGAAGAGTATTTCGCGGCGAAGATGCGTCTCTTCGACACGCTGCTGCAGCCGAACCAGACGGCGGTCATCGACGCCGACGCCGATATTGCCGCGCGCGTCGCCTCGGTCTGCCAAGCGCGCGGATTGCAAATCTTCAGCGTCGGCAGGAAGGGCGAGGCGATCGTTTTGAAGGAGGCGCGGCCGAGCGCGCTTGCGACGGGCCTGACGCTCGTCCACGCAGGGACGGCGTATAAAGTCGAGCTTCCGCTCGCGGGCGCCTTTCAGGTCGCCAATGCGCTCGTCGCCGCCGGTCTCGCCATCGCCGCGGGCGACGCGCCGGCCCGCGTCTTCGCGACGCTCGGAGGTCTCAAAGGCGCGCCGGGTCGTCTCGAACTCATTGGCGCGCGCCATGGCGCGCCCGTCTTCGTCGATTACGCCCACAAGCCCGACGCGCTGGAAAAGGTGCTCGCGACAGTGCGTCCCCTGGCGCCCGGGCGGCTCATCGTCGTCTTCGGCTGCGGCGGCGATCGCGACAAGGGCAAGCGGCCGCTGATGGGCGAGATCGCCGCGCGCGGCGCCGATGTCGCCATCGTCACGGACGATAATCCGCGCAGCGAGGAGCCGGGGACGATCCGCGCCGAAATCATCGCGGGCGCGCGCGGCGCAGGGCCGGCGAAGATCATCGAAATTGCCGACCGGGGCGAGGCCATTTCCAGAGCCGTCGCCGATCTTTGCGCCGGCGACGCGCTTGTCGTCGCCGGCAAGGGCCACGAGACTGGCCAGATTGTCGGCAATCGCATATTGCCCTTTTCAGATCACGAGGCGGTCGTAAAGGCGCTGCAGGAGCATGGTTCATGA
- a CDS encoding HPF/RaiA family ribosome-associated protein produces the protein MKTQPQIDFQGMDPSESFRQQIVSHIERLEDRYGRMTSCRVVVKAPGGHHRTGGLYEINIYLSLPDEREVAVERTPHQDERFQRFEFALGDAFARAVRQLQDQVARMRGKVKQHDEPLTGVVRRLMREEGYGFLESADGREIYFHRNSVQEPGFDHLEPGVRVGFKEEEGDEGPQASRVSPLGEHSPE, from the coding sequence ATGAAAACCCAGCCGCAGATCGATTTTCAAGGCATGGATCCCTCCGAGAGCTTCCGGCAGCAAATCGTCAGCCATATCGAGCGGCTCGAAGACCGCTATGGGCGAATGACCTCCTGCCGCGTGGTGGTCAAGGCGCCAGGCGGCCATCATCGGACCGGCGGCCTTTATGAAATAAACATCTACCTCAGCCTGCCTGACGAACGCGAGGTCGCCGTCGAGCGCACGCCGCATCAAGACGAACGCTTTCAGCGCTTCGAATTCGCTCTCGGCGACGCCTTCGCCCGGGCGGTGCGCCAACTGCAAGATCAAGTCGCACGCATGCGCGGAAAGGTGAAGCAACACGACGAACCGCTGACGGGCGTGGTCAGACGGCTGATGCGCGAAGAAGGTTACGGATTTCTGGAAAGCGCGGACGGCCGAGAAATTTATTTCCATCGCAACAGCGTCCAGGAGCCTGGCTTCGACCATCTTGAGCCTGGCGTTCGCGTGGGATTCAAGGAGGAAGAGGGAGATGAAGGCCCGCAAGCAAGCCGCGTGTCTCCCCTAGGCGAGCACAGTCCAGAGTAG
- a CDS encoding DUF6496 domain-containing protein has translation MQHELEPQLGDLMLNDKQHFVVVWGRGKRLLRAQELVELQVAGIVEFSREVAADSRFQAVQMSRVSHGGALLEAEASNVMVERGRVERSVAATDIFVMARRRPLDSTPWAGRFTWRRGAPFLDHHGLEALVMPRESKDQKETIHRVMHEYKHGELKTAGSGAKVKNSRQAIAIALHEAGATKQESPAKNKATLRKTKEKERKGQTAEAEAEGKAAQDRTLRGE, from the coding sequence GTGCAGCATGAGCTTGAACCACAGCTCGGCGACCTGATGCTGAATGATAAACAGCATTTCGTCGTGGTGTGGGGGAGAGGAAAGCGGTTGCTGCGCGCTCAGGAGCTGGTCGAGCTGCAGGTAGCGGGCATAGTCGAGTTTTCCCGCGAGGTCGCGGCGGACTCCCGGTTCCAGGCGGTCCAGATGTCGCGGGTCAGCCATGGCGGTGCGCTCCTTGAAGCGGAGGCGTCGAATGTGATGGTAGAGCGCGGCCGCGTCGAGCGAAGCGTCGCAGCGACGGATATTTTTGTCATGGCGCGACGCCGGCCGCTGGATTCAACGCCTTGGGCCGGCCGCTTCACATGGCGCCGCGGCGCGCCATTTCTGGACCACCACGGTCTGGAGGCGCTCGTCATGCCAAGAGAAAGCAAAGATCAGAAGGAAACCATCCACCGCGTCATGCACGAGTATAAGCATGGCGAGCTCAAAACGGCCGGCTCCGGCGCGAAGGTCAAGAACTCGCGGCAGGCGATTGCCATCGCTCTGCACGAGGCAGGCGCTACGAAACAGGAAAGCCCGGCGAAGAACAAGGCGACCCTGCGCAAGACTAAGGAGAAGGAGAGAAAGGGGCAGACGGCCGAGGCGGAAGCCGAGGGCAAGGCAGCGCAGGACCGCACGTTACGAGGCGAGTAA
- a CDS encoding peptidoglycan D,D-transpeptidase FtsI family protein gives MTEPSPMPEPETPSARAAEKPSKWRAMIRRVFTTSLDSSAPRMRLAALGFLALYGVIGAKLVYLGFKPEPATTRRAAAEAVAASRPDILDRNGEVLASDVKVMSVFAEPRRLVDKDEATELLTAVLPDVDSKELRERLGSKKGFVWVKREVSPHQRDEVFHLGLPGVGLIAENKRVYPNGPIGAHVLGFANVDNQGIAGIEKYIDGQGLADLHNLGFGGTPDDLQPVTLSLDIRATHALRDEVVKGVEHFKAKAGAAAIMDVNTGELVALASYPDYDPNKPTEALDPIHINRMNVGVYEMGSTFKALTIAMALDSGKVNLNSRLDARGALSFGRFKIHDYHAQNRALTVPEVFTYSSNVGTARMAMGQGVEKHKAFLRKMGQLTRMRTELPESAEPIVPRNWGELNTMTIAFGHGLAVAPLQAMMAVGALMNGGYLITPTFLKRTPEEAMKDAVQVIKPETSEAMRYLMRLNAEIGTAKRVDVNGYYVGGKTGTAEKVIGGHYSKNRLFTTFMAVSPADKPKYLFLTIMDEPQGLPETGGYATAAYNSGHVTGQIIERVGPILGLAPRFEPPHLPFPLLAKLGYGMANVPATGGHGH, from the coding sequence ATGACAGAGCCCTCGCCTATGCCGGAGCCGGAGACGCCCTCGGCCCGTGCGGCGGAAAAGCCGTCGAAATGGCGGGCGATGATCCGCCGCGTCTTTACGACGAGCCTCGACTCGAGCGCGCCGCGCATGCGGCTCGCGGCGCTGGGCTTTTTGGCGCTTTACGGCGTCATCGGCGCCAAGCTCGTCTATCTCGGCTTCAAGCCGGAGCCGGCGACGACCCGCCGCGCCGCCGCTGAGGCCGTCGCAGCCTCGCGCCCGGACATTCTCGACCGCAACGGCGAAGTGCTGGCGAGCGACGTCAAGGTCATGTCGGTCTTCGCCGAGCCGCGCCGACTCGTCGACAAGGACGAAGCGACGGAGCTGCTCACCGCCGTCCTGCCCGATGTGGATTCCAAGGAGCTGCGCGAACGTCTCGGCTCGAAAAAGGGTTTCGTCTGGGTGAAGCGCGAAGTCTCGCCCCACCAGCGCGACGAGGTGTTCCATCTGGGGCTTCCGGGCGTTGGCCTGATCGCCGAAAACAAGCGCGTCTATCCCAACGGTCCGATCGGGGCCCATGTGCTAGGCTTCGCCAATGTCGACAACCAGGGCATCGCCGGCATCGAGAAGTATATCGACGGGCAGGGCCTCGCGGATCTGCATAATCTCGGTTTCGGCGGGACGCCGGACGACCTTCAGCCGGTGACCCTGTCTCTCGACATCCGGGCGACGCATGCGCTCCGCGACGAAGTCGTCAAGGGCGTCGAGCATTTCAAGGCCAAGGCCGGCGCCGCCGCGATCATGGACGTCAATACGGGCGAATTGGTCGCGCTCGCCTCCTATCCGGATTACGATCCCAATAAGCCGACCGAGGCGCTCGATCCGATCCACATCAACCGCATGAATGTCGGCGTCTACGAGATGGGCTCGACATTCAAGGCGCTGACCATCGCCATGGCGCTCGACTCGGGCAAGGTCAATCTGAACTCGCGCCTCGACGCGCGGGGCGCGCTGTCCTTCGGGCGCTTCAAGATCCACGATTATCACGCGCAGAACCGCGCGCTCACGGTGCCCGAGGTTTTTACCTATTCCTCCAACGTCGGCACCGCGCGCATGGCGATGGGGCAGGGCGTGGAGAAGCATAAGGCCTTTCTGCGCAAGATGGGGCAGCTCACGCGCATGCGCACCGAATTGCCGGAGAGCGCCGAGCCGATCGTGCCCAGAAACTGGGGCGAGCTGAATACGATGACGATCGCTTTCGGCCATGGACTCGCCGTCGCGCCGCTGCAGGCGATGATGGCCGTCGGCGCCCTGATGAACGGCGGTTATCTCATCACCCCGACCTTTCTGAAGCGCACGCCCGAAGAGGCGATGAAGGACGCCGTTCAGGTGATCAAGCCCGAGACGAGCGAAGCCATGCGCTATCTCATGCGGCTCAACGCCGAGATTGGCACCGCGAAGAGGGTCGACGTCAACGGCTATTACGTGGGCGGCAAGACGGGCACGGCGGAAAAGGTGATCGGCGGCCATTATTCCAAGAACCGCCTGTTCACGACCTTCATGGCGGTCTCGCCGGCCGACAAGCCGAAATATCTGTTCCTGACCATCATGGACGAGCCGCAGGGCCTGCCCGAGACCGGCGGCTATGCGACGGCCGCCTATAATTCAGGCCATGTCACGGGGCAGATTATCGAGCGCGTCGGCCCGATCCTGGGGCTCGCGCCGCGCTTCGAGCCGCCGCATCTGCCCTTCCCGCTGCTGGCCAAACTCGGCTATGGCATGGCCAATGTCCCTGCGACCGGAGGCCATGGCCACTGA
- a CDS encoding aminotransferase class V-fold PLP-dependent enzyme gives MKAIEAAVRALGDRTFEEQDLRRHIDPLFSRVLHGRPSIYLANHSLGRPLDRTEDDVEEGLGLWYADLDAAWNGWEAEMLRFRSRVADLIHAAGAHCIVPKTSAGQGLRAVLNRRDKPLRVIASRSEFASIDVILKAYRAHGRLAVHWVSPSEGRLYRAEDFLDALQGEADLLVLSLVFFDTGQLLDNVETIIDAARERRVEVLLDLYHAAGALPVDVAGLGVDYAIGGSYKYLRGGPGAAWLYVHPRRLDEAPRTLDTGWFASATASSFERTDTVRFAQGANGWLESTPAILPFYQARAGLEFTLAMGVARLRAYSLAQQKLFNAELNDRGVACFAPQSPRGAFVAVPHNDATAAIERLAAEGVVADAREGLLRFCPDILTSSHELCEAAQRIARVVRR, from the coding sequence ATGAAGGCGATCGAGGCGGCCGTCCGCGCACTCGGAGACCGAACATTCGAGGAGCAGGATCTCCGCCGTCATATCGATCCTTTGTTCTCCCGGGTCTTGCACGGAAGGCCGTCTATTTATCTCGCGAACCATTCGCTCGGGCGTCCGCTCGACCGAACGGAAGACGACGTCGAGGAGGGCCTTGGTCTCTGGTACGCCGATCTGGACGCCGCCTGGAATGGATGGGAGGCGGAAATGCTTCGTTTCCGGTCGCGCGTCGCGGACTTGATTCATGCGGCGGGCGCCCACTGCATCGTTCCCAAGACGAGCGCGGGCCAGGGATTGCGCGCTGTCTTGAACCGCCGTGACAAACCCCTGCGGGTGATCGCGTCACGCAGCGAATTCGCTTCGATCGACGTAATTCTCAAAGCCTACCGGGCCCACGGGCGCCTCGCCGTTCATTGGGTCAGCCCGAGCGAGGGACGCCTCTACCGCGCCGAGGATTTTTTGGACGCGTTGCAAGGCGAAGCTGATCTGCTCGTACTGTCCCTGGTGTTTTTCGACACCGGACAGCTTCTCGATAATGTCGAAACGATTATCGACGCTGCAAGAGAGCGGCGGGTCGAAGTCCTTCTCGACCTCTATCACGCCGCTGGGGCCCTTCCCGTCGACGTCGCCGGTCTTGGCGTCGACTACGCCATCGGCGGCTCCTATAAATATCTGCGGGGCGGACCTGGCGCCGCATGGCTCTATGTCCATCCACGCCGCCTCGACGAAGCGCCGAGGACGCTCGATACGGGGTGGTTCGCATCGGCGACGGCGTCAAGCTTCGAGCGGACTGACACGGTGCGATTCGCACAAGGCGCAAACGGCTGGCTCGAATCGACGCCTGCAATCCTGCCCTTTTATCAGGCGCGGGCGGGGCTGGAATTTACGCTCGCGATGGGAGTCGCGCGCCTGCGCGCCTATTCATTAGCGCAGCAGAAGCTCTTTAACGCTGAACTCAATGACCGCGGCGTCGCCTGCTTTGCGCCACAAAGCCCGCGAGGCGCCTTTGTCGCAGTTCCCCATAATGATGCAACGGCCGCAATCGAACGTCTTGCCGCGGAGGGCGTGGTCGCCGACGCTCGGGAAGGCTTGCTGCGTTTCTGCCCCGACATATTGACGTCGTCACACGAACTCTGCGAGGCGGCGCAACGTATTGCGCGTGTGGTGCGACGTTGA
- the rsmH gene encoding 16S rRNA (cytosine(1402)-N(4))-methyltransferase RsmH, which produces MGGDNSADLDPAQSGGVRHVPVLLAEAVAALRPRAGGRYLDATFGAGGYTRAILAADDTKVLALDRDPTAIAAGADLVQASGGRLTLVEARFSELERVAAAQGFSPLDGVVFDIGVSSMQFDEAERGFSFRGDGPLDMRMEGTGSSAADLVNEADEETLADIFYFYGEERAARRIARAIAHDRKLAPFLSTKPLAELIARVAPGRPGDIHPATKSFQALRIAVNDELGQLLDGLAAAERVLIEGGRLAVVTFHSLEDRIVKQFLAARCGRGETGSRRLPGEAAPPPASFICEGRQPIAPAREEIAANPRARSAKLRHATRTAAPPLPLSDQLMRLARLPARDKGKA; this is translated from the coding sequence ATGGGCGGCGACAACAGCGCGGATCTCGACCCGGCGCAGAGCGGCGGGGTCCGGCATGTTCCGGTCTTGCTCGCTGAGGCGGTTGCGGCGCTGCGCCCGCGTGCGGGCGGCCGCTATCTGGACGCGACCTTCGGCGCCGGCGGCTATACGCGCGCCATTCTCGCCGCGGACGACACGAAAGTGCTGGCGCTCGATCGCGATCCGACTGCGATCGCCGCCGGCGCCGATCTCGTCCAAGCCTCGGGCGGTCGCTTGACGCTCGTCGAGGCGCGTTTCTCGGAGCTCGAGAGGGTCGCCGCCGCGCAAGGGTTCTCGCCGCTCGACGGCGTCGTCTTCGACATCGGCGTTTCCTCGATGCAGTTCGACGAGGCCGAACGCGGCTTCTCGTTTCGCGGCGACGGGCCGCTCGACATGCGCATGGAAGGGACAGGCTCGAGCGCGGCCGACCTCGTCAATGAGGCCGACGAAGAGACGCTTGCCGACATCTTCTATTTCTACGGCGAGGAGCGCGCCGCGCGCCGCATCGCCCGCGCCATCGCACATGACCGCAAGCTCGCGCCTTTCCTCTCGACCAAACCGCTCGCCGAGCTGATTGCGCGCGTCGCGCCCGGCCGGCCCGGCGACATTCATCCCGCGACGAAAAGCTTTCAGGCGCTGCGCATCGCCGTCAACGACGAGCTTGGCCAATTGCTCGACGGCCTCGCCGCGGCCGAGCGGGTTCTGATCGAAGGCGGACGCCTCGCCGTCGTCACCTTCCACTCGCTCGAAGACCGGATCGTGAAGCAGTTTCTCGCCGCGCGTTGCGGACGCGGCGAGACCGGCTCCCGCCGTCTTCCCGGCGAGGCCGCGCCGCCGCCCGCGAGCTTCATATGCGAAGGGCGCCAGCCGATAGCGCCCGCGCGCGAGGAGATCGCCGCCAACCCGCGCGCCCGCTCCGCCAAGCTGCGCCATGCGACGCGCACCGCCGCGCCGCCGCTGCCCTTAAGCGACCAACTCATGCGGCTCGCCCGCCTCCCGGCGCGCGACAAGGGAAAAGCCTGA
- a CDS encoding primosomal protein N' translates to MSVAEDQSTGARVVDVLAPVAVDAPYSYLAPPALALAPGDSVKIPLGAREAYGVVWSVAETPAPAHANLKTVAARLDRPPLPQTLRDFIDWLARYTLTPRGMALRLATRAAEEAAPEALRTLYRATGQAPERLTPTRARVLAAAEGGMAFSKKALAEAAGCGPTVIDALVDDGALVAMTAPPDPVAGALDPAYSPPSLEPAQFDAAKALVSAVRAKAYAPFLLEGVTGSGKTEVYFEAIAAALEDGGQALVMMPEIALTAQFLERFAARFGEKPAEWHSGVSARKRARIWRAAATGKLSVVAGARSALFLPFCNLRLIVVDEEHEAAYKQDDGVCYHARDMAVVRARFEHAAIVLASATPSIETRVNAESGRYRHLRLHARAGARPMPLLEPIDMRREGPSRGRWIAPRLASAVAETIARGEQTLLFLNRRGYAPLTLCRDCGHRFRCRQCDAWLVEHRFRRALVCHHCGHVERRPDTCPECHATDSLAACGPGVERLAEEAATLFPDARVLVLSSDFPGGAERLRRELDDIAKGAFDIVIGTQLVAKGHNFPQLTLVGVVDADLGLGSGDPRASERTFQLLNQVTGRAGRGDKPGRALIQTFQPEHPVIAALLSGDAEKFYAQEIALRRRAGLPPYGRLAALIVSAKDAATAEAHARALARAAHDLPPAPRYRVAAPGSLPEAEDILLLGPAEAPIALIRGRFRYRLLVKAPRSADVQSFLRDLIDAAPKPRGGVRVQIDVDPQTFL, encoded by the coding sequence ATGAGCGTGGCGGAGGATCAATCGACAGGCGCCCGGGTGGTCGATGTGCTGGCGCCCGTCGCCGTTGACGCGCCCTATTCCTATCTGGCTCCGCCCGCCCTCGCGCTTGCGCCTGGCGACAGCGTCAAAATCCCCCTGGGCGCCCGCGAAGCCTATGGCGTCGTCTGGTCTGTGGCCGAGACGCCCGCGCCAGCGCATGCAAATCTCAAGACTGTCGCGGCCCGGCTCGACCGGCCGCCGCTGCCGCAGACGCTGCGCGACTTCATCGACTGGCTGGCGCGCTACACGCTGACGCCGCGCGGCATGGCGCTGCGGCTCGCAACGCGCGCGGCGGAAGAGGCCGCGCCCGAGGCGCTGCGAACGCTCTACCGCGCAACCGGCCAGGCCCCCGAACGTCTTACCCCGACCCGCGCGCGCGTGCTGGCGGCGGCCGAGGGCGGCATGGCGTTTTCGAAGAAGGCCCTCGCGGAAGCCGCCGGCTGCGGCCCGACCGTGATTGACGCGCTCGTCGACGACGGCGCGCTTGTCGCAATGACGGCGCCGCCGGACCCCGTGGCGGGGGCGCTCGATCCGGCCTATTCCCCGCCCAGTCTCGAACCCGCCCAGTTCGACGCCGCGAAAGCGCTGGTCTCCGCCGTGCGCGCGAAGGCCTACGCGCCCTTCCTGCTCGAGGGCGTCACCGGCTCGGGAAAGACCGAGGTCTATTTCGAGGCCATCGCCGCGGCGCTTGAAGACGGCGGGCAGGCGCTGGTGATGATGCCGGAGATCGCTCTCACCGCGCAATTTCTCGAACGCTTCGCCGCGCGCTTCGGCGAAAAGCCAGCCGAATGGCATTCGGGCGTGAGCGCAAGAAAACGCGCCCGTATCTGGCGCGCGGCCGCGACGGGCAAACTCAGCGTCGTCGCGGGCGCGCGCTCCGCCCTGTTTCTCCCCTTCTGCAATCTGCGGCTCATCGTCGTCGATGAGGAACATGAAGCGGCCTATAAGCAGGACGATGGCGTCTGCTACCACGCCCGCGACATGGCCGTCGTGCGCGCGCGTTTCGAGCACGCCGCCATCGTGCTTGCTTCGGCGACGCCTTCCATCGAGACGCGCGTCAACGCAGAAAGCGGACGCTATCGCCATCTGCGCCTGCACGCCCGCGCCGGCGCGCGTCCCATGCCGCTGCTCGAGCCGATCGACATGCGGCGCGAAGGGCCGTCGCGGGGCCGCTGGATTGCGCCGCGGCTTGCATCCGCGGTTGCCGAAACGATTGCGCGCGGCGAGCAGACGTTGCTCTTTCTCAATCGCCGCGGCTATGCGCCGCTCACGCTCTGCCGCGACTGCGGGCATCGCTTCCGTTGCCGGCAATGCGACGCCTGGCTCGTCGAGCATCGGTTCCGCCGCGCGCTCGTCTGCCACCATTGCGGCCATGTCGAAAGACGGCCGGACACATGCCCCGAGTGTCACGCGACGGACTCGCTCGCCGCCTGCGGTCCCGGCGTCGAGCGTCTCGCCGAAGAAGCCGCGACGCTTTTTCCCGACGCGCGCGTTCTGGTTCTTTCGTCGGATTTTCCAGGCGGCGCGGAACGGCTGCGGCGCGAACTCGATGACATCGCCAAGGGCGCCTTCGACATCGTTATCGGGACGCAGCTTGTCGCCAAGGGCCATAATTTTCCGCAGCTCACCCTCGTCGGCGTCGTGGACGCGGATCTGGGTCTGGGCAGCGGCGATCCGCGCGCGTCCGAGCGGACTTTCCAATTGCTCAATCAGGTGACAGGGCGCGCCGGGCGCGGCGACAAGCCGGGGCGCGCGCTGATTCAGACGTTCCAGCCCGAGCATCCGGTCATCGCCGCCTTGCTCTCGGGCGACGCTGAAAAGTTCTACGCGCAGGAAATCGCCCTACGCCGACGCGCGGGCCTGCCGCCCTACGGGCGCCTCGCCGCGCTCATCGTTTCCGCAAAGGACGCTGCGACGGCCGAAGCGCACGCCCGCGCGCTGGCGCGCGCCGCCCATGATTTGCCGCCAGCGCCGCGTTATCGCGTCGCCGCGCCGGGCAGCCTGCCGGAGGCGGAGGACATCCTGCTGCTCGGCCCCGCGGAAGCGCCGATTGCGCTCATTCGCGGGCGGTTTCGTTACCGACTGCTGGTCAAGGCGCCGCGAAGCGCCGACGTACAGAGCTTCCTGCGCGATCTGATCGACGCGGCGCCGAAGCCGCGCGGCGGCGTGCGCGTGCAGATCGACGTCGACCCCCAGACGTTCCTGTAG